From the genome of Thermococcus chitonophagus, one region includes:
- a CDS encoding DUF72 domain-containing protein, with amino-acid sequence MILVGTCGFCEKQEKYFQDFKTVEIQQTFYRILQDKTLERWRKKAPKDFVFSIKAFQGITHPPNSPTWRRSNVRPSKNVGLLKPTSEVLHYWRITLHEAKLLNARFILIQLPKSFKESDESFTNAEKFFSKIERDIEIAVELRGWSEKGRKKFVKEFDVIDVVDPLVAIPLHRGDVNYYRLHGRYENDRIIYSHRYSDEELRKIRDKVLAFHVEESFVYFNNSNMCEDAMRFKRELGDGPASSPPQRG; translated from the coding sequence ATGATCCTCGTTGGAACATGTGGCTTTTGCGAGAAGCAAGAAAAGTACTTCCAAGACTTCAAGACCGTAGAGATACAGCAGACCTTCTATAGGATACTCCAAGACAAAACGCTAGAGAGATGGAGGAAGAAGGCTCCGAAGGATTTTGTGTTCTCGATTAAGGCATTTCAGGGAATCACGCATCCTCCTAATAGCCCGACTTGGAGAAGGAGTAACGTTAGGCCTAGTAAGAACGTTGGCCTGCTTAAGCCCACTTCCGAAGTCCTGCACTACTGGAGGATAACGCTACATGAAGCAAAGCTACTTAATGCTAGATTCATCTTAATTCAACTCCCCAAGAGCTTCAAGGAGAGCGATGAGAGTTTTACTAACGCCGAAAAGTTCTTCTCAAAGATAGAAAGGGATATTGAGATAGCAGTTGAGCTGAGGGGATGGAGTGAAAAGGGAAGAAAGAAGTTCGTGAAGGAGTTTGATGTTATTGATGTTGTGGATCCACTCGTTGCGATTCCCCTCCACCGCGGAGATGTAAACTATTACAGGCTCCATGGTAGGTACGAGAACGATAGGATAATCTATTCTCATAGGTACAGCGATGAAGAGCTTAGGAAAATACGAGATAAGGTCCTCGCCTTTCACGTTGAGGAGAGCTTCGTATACTTCAACAATTCAAATATGTGTGAGGATGCCATGAGGTTTAAGAGGGAGCTCGGCGATGGGCCAGCCTCATCACCACCTCAGCGGGGCTAA
- a CDS encoding M20/M25/M40 family metallo-hydrolase has translation MKTERAKEILLQLLKIPSPSGREDRIALYIMEFLHRLDYDVHIESDGEIIDLVVNPEAELFFEVHMDTIEPRAEPFVRGNIVYGTGASDIKGGIASILLMLEQLKKEGKNLNVGIVFVSDEEKGGRGSALFMERYKPKMAVVLEPTDLEVHIAHAGNIEAYFEVDGKEAHGACPESGVNAIEQVFEMLQKLKELEPFKVKGKYFDPHIGIQELICENPYYLIPALCRGRLEARLLPEQEVEDVLDLIDPILDEYTLKYEYTEIWDGYELSEDEEIVQIAKQAMDVVGLDEFGAMRSWTDAINFTYNGTKTIVFGPGNLDISHTKFERIDVRDVVKASEFLMAINEIYGSK, from the coding sequence ATGAAGACGGAGAGAGCAAAGGAGATACTCCTCCAACTTCTCAAGATACCCTCTCCTTCCGGGAGAGAGGACAGGATAGCCCTTTACATAATGGAATTCCTCCACAGGCTTGACTATGATGTTCACATAGAGAGCGACGGCGAGATAATTGATCTTGTTGTTAATCCAGAAGCGGAGTTATTTTTCGAAGTTCACATGGACACGATAGAGCCTAGAGCAGAGCCATTTGTGAGGGGAAACATAGTCTATGGAACGGGAGCCAGCGACATAAAGGGAGGGATTGCATCAATCCTTCTAATGCTTGAGCAACTGAAAAAAGAGGGCAAGAATCTGAACGTTGGAATAGTTTTCGTTAGCGACGAGGAGAAAGGAGGAAGGGGCTCCGCTTTATTCATGGAGCGCTACAAGCCGAAGATGGCGGTGGTTCTTGAGCCTACGGATTTGGAGGTCCACATAGCGCATGCAGGAAACATAGAGGCGTACTTTGAAGTTGATGGGAAAGAGGCACATGGAGCATGCCCCGAGAGTGGTGTGAACGCTATTGAGCAGGTCTTTGAGATGTTGCAAAAGCTTAAGGAGCTCGAACCCTTCAAGGTGAAGGGGAAGTACTTCGATCCACACATAGGTATACAGGAGCTAATATGTGAGAACCCCTACTACCTAATTCCCGCGCTGTGTAGGGGAAGGCTTGAGGCCAGACTTCTGCCAGAACAAGAAGTCGAGGACGTTCTAGACTTAATTGACCCAATACTTGATGAGTACACGCTGAAGTACGAGTACACGGAGATATGGGATGGTTATGAGCTGAGTGAAGATGAAGAGATAGTTCAGATAGCAAAGCAGGCGATGGATGTCGTTGGCCTCGATGAGTTTGGGGCAATGAGGAGCTGGACTGACGCAATAAACTTCACATACAACGGGACTAAGACGATAGTATTTGGCCCAGGAAACCTTGATATCTCACACACCAAGTTCGAGAGAATTGATGTAAGGGACGTCGTCAAGGCTAGTGAATTTCTCATGGCAATAAACGAAATATATGGATCGAAGTAG